One region of Vigna angularis cultivar LongXiaoDou No.4 chromosome 10, ASM1680809v1, whole genome shotgun sequence genomic DNA includes:
- the LOC128194395 gene encoding uncharacterized protein LOC128194395 has translation MDSSIIIEMNRLLRQCHVDRIRMTPFMWCLNIQSPVEVNLKLLKVMVCRWVGHDNSFRVSQKLVAFRVIDVFMSIGLEIGGLEIPFDEVVVGLVGEMFKSKTISLNDLTDMFNVIVHDKNIDVDVVLLDDLDSLCLYDWCIGVHKHIVENLNKCKKKIMGAGIPQSVTLSGNVAVLQLNMEWYLRKEDRHRPEIRAAFNMDDGGMSEGSLGEGSKVEKDDDDDESFDDGTLEAGAKERLRKNNEDIRALNAKIGVLTRELFEICQTPIFHEADACGTDEEVGGGVDEAPGVGGEEKPEVGGDEEAEVRPDCGFEEEGDGNAVHDPLGAYTEVRGEDKTAHEEELVSRTVDNIHFIEIDDDGDEEEREVVPLVIPPLRSFVGDPSTTVDVDQLYTAVSVREMTVYRVVSEIIGQTLSTTSFYTLAPIKYVDNMVVLFACTIFMYFEKRLCGVVKRIHFSPLYSLFLPFVHDDHWRCYSVKLRSLEIFVIDSLGKGIRDRKRIDTAVAENMARFFCILMNTPEGSIGPLTVKQANIPSQPNLYDCGVIMLKAMEIWDGDEKYNGKSMPQYTTEELLGIRKKYVCDWILDNENIRRMEALQLYGIF, from the exons ATGGATTCATCGATCATTATTGAAATGAATCGTTTACTACGACAATGTCATGTGGATCGGATTAGGATGACTCCATTTATGTGGTGTTTGAATATTCAAAGCCCTGTGgaggtgaatttgaaattattgaaggtTATGGTTTGCAGGTGGGTTGGGCATGATAACAGTTTTAGAGTAAGTCAAAAGTTGGTTGCCTTTAGAGTTATTGATGTGTTCATGAGCATAGGTTTAGAAATAGGTGGTTTAGAGATTCCTTTTGATGAAGTAGTTGTTGGATTGGTTGGTgaaatgttcaaatcaaaaaccATCAGTTTGAATGACTTGACGGACATGTTTAATGTCATTGTTCATGATAAAAACATTGATGTTGATGTAGTGT TGTTAGATGACTTAGACAGTTTGTGTCTATATGATTGGTGCATCGGTGTACATAAACATATTGtagagaatttaaataaatgtaagaagaaaattatgggAGCAGGTATCCCCCAGTCAGTCACTCTTAGTGGCAATGTGGCAGTGTTGCAG TTAAATATGGAGTGGTATCTAAGAAAGGAAGATCGTCATAGGCCGGAAATCCGTGCAGCTTTCAACATGGATGACGGAGGGATGAGTGAAGGATCCTTGGGTGAAGGATCCAAGGTTgagaaagatgatgatgatgacgaaaGCTTTGATGACGGGACATTGGAAGCAGGTGCCAAGGAGAGATTGAGGAAAAACAATGAAGATATCAGAGCATTGAATGCCAAGATTGGAGTTCTTACTAGGgagttatttgaaatttgtcAAACTCCAATCTTTCATGAAGCAGATGCATGTGGCACTGATGAAGAGGTTGGTGGTGGAGTTGATGAAGCACCTGGAGTTGGAGGTGAGGAGAAGCCTGAAGTTGGGGGAGACGAAGAGGCTGAAGTTCGTCCTGATTGTGGAtttgaagaagaaggtgatggtAATGCAGTTCATGACCCCCTAGGTGCATATACTGAAGTAAGAGGGGAGGATAAAACCGCACATGAAGAGGAGTTAGTTTCAAGAACTGTTGATAACATTCATTTTATTGAAAtagatgatgatggtgatgaagaaGAACGGGAGGTCGTGCCATTGGTTATACCCCCATTGCGCAGTTTTGTTGGTGATCCAAGCACCACTGTTGATGTAGACCAATTGTACACAGCAGTCAGCGTCAGAGAGATGACCGTATACAG GGTTGTAAGCGAGATAATTGGGCAAACGTTGAGCACGACTTCATTCTACACTTTGGCCCCGATAAAATACGTTGATAACATG gTGGTGTTATTTGCTTGTACGATCTTTATGTACTTTGAGAAAAGGTTGTGCGGTGTTGTTAAGAGGATTCATTTTAGTCCGTTATActcg ttgttTCTGCCATTTGTCCACGACGATCATTGGCGGTGTTATTCAGTGAAATTGAGGTCATTGGAGATTTTTGTGATTGACTCATTGGGTAAGGGGATCAGAGACCGCAAAAGGATAGACACAGCTGTT GCTGAAAATATGGCACGGTTTTTTTGCATCTTGATGAATACACCGGAAGGTAGTATCGGTCCTTTGACTGTTAAACAAGCAAATATCCCATCccaaccaaactt ATATGATTGTGGAGTCATAATGTTGAAAGCAATGGAAATCTGGGATGGAGACGAAAAATACAACGGGAAAAGCATGCCTCAATATACAACT GAGGAGCTGCTTGGGATTAGAAAGAAATATGTGTGTGACTGGATCCTGGACAACGAGAACATAAGAAGAATGGAAGCCCTACAGCTATATGGCATTTTTTAG
- the LOC108319195 gene encoding uncharacterized protein LOC108319195 isoform X2 has translation MLAMLQAWAVERLSLHGHASHRFFPHIMRWFPYKSRTEKIEHIFKTGDLNLEWYVRKEDRHRPEIRAAFHMDDGGMSEGSLVEGSKVEKDDDESSDDDTWEVGAEERLRKNNEDLITLNAKIGVLTRELFENFQTPIFTEEDACGTDEEVAGGVDEAPAVGGDEEPEVGRDCGFEQQGDGNAVDDPLGAYTEVRGEDKTAYEDEIVSRSHDKIVCIEIHDDGDEDEQEAVPLVIPPLHSFVGDPSSTVDVDQLYRVVSVREITVYRVVCEIIGQTLSTTSFYTLAPIKYVDNMVVLFACTMFMYFEKRLCGVVKRIHFSPLYSNRHVWTLHNYNSYLRCDHFGLGDIATADFLFMQFLHDDHWWCYSVKLSSLQIFVIDSLGKGIRDQKRIDTAVAENMARFFCLLMNRPEDMIVES, from the exons ATGTTGGCAATGTTGCAG GCTTGGGCGGTTGAAAGACTTTCTTTGCATGGTCATGCTTCACACAGGTTTTTCCCGCACATAATGCGATGGTTCCCATATAAATCAAGGACCGAAAAAATTGAACATATATTTAAGACCGGAGAT TTAAATCTGGAGTGGTATGTAAGAAAGGAAGATCGTCATCGCCCGGAAATCCGTGCAGCTTTCCACATGGATGACGGAGGGATGAGTGAAGGATCCTTGGTTGAAGGATCCAAGGTTGAGAAAGATGATGACGAAAGCTCTGATGACGACACATGGGAAGTAGGTGCCGAGGAGAGATTGAGGAAAAACAATGAAGATCTCATAACATTGAATGCCAAGATTGGAGTTCTTACGAGGGagttatttgaaaattttcaaactccAATCTTTACTGAAGAAGATGCATGTGGTACTGATGAAGAAGTTGCTGGTGGAGTTGATGAAGCACCTGCAGTTGGAGGTGACGAAGAGCCTGAAGTTGGTCGTGATTGTGGATTTGAACAACAAGGTGATGGTAATGCAGTTGATGACCCTCTAGGTGCATATACGGAAGTAAGAGGGGAGGATAAAACCGCATATGAAGATGAGATAGTTTCAAGAAGTCATGATAAAATTGTTTGTATTGAAATccatgatgatggtgatgaagaCGAACAGGAGGCCGTACCATTGGTTATCCCCCCATTGCACAGTTTTGTTGGGGATCCAAGCAGCACTGTTGATGTAGACCAATTGTACAGAGTAGTCAGCGTCAGAGAGATCACTGTATACAG gGTTGTATGCGAGATAATTGGGCAAACCTTGAGCACGACTTCATTTTACACTTTGGCCCCGATAAAATACGTTGATAACATG GTGGTGTTATTTGCTTGTACGATGTTTATGTACTTTGAGAAAAGGTTGTGCGGTGTTGTTAAGAGGATTCATTTTAGTCCATTATActcg AATCGTCATGTTTGGACGCTTCATAACTATAACAGTTATCTGCGTTGCGATCATTTTGGACTTGGAGACATTGCCACAGCTGACTTT TTGTTTATGCAATTTCTCCACGATGATCATTGGTGGTGTTATTCAGTGAAATTGAGTTCATTACAGATATTTGTGATTGACTCATTGGGTAAGGGGATCAGAGACCAGAAAAGGATAGACACAGCTGTT GCTGAAAATATGGCACGGTTTTTTTGCCTCTTGATGAATAGACCGGAAG ACATGATTGTGGAGTCATAA
- the LOC108319195 gene encoding uncharacterized protein LOC108319195 isoform X4, which produces MLAMLQAWAVERLSLHGHASHRFFPHIMRWFPYKSRTEKIEHIFKTGDLNLEWYVRKEDRHRPEIRAAFHMDDGGMSEGSLVEGSKVEKDDDESSDDDTWEVGAEERLRKNNEDLITLNAKIGVLTRELFENFQTPIFTEEDACGTDEEVAGGVDEAPAVGGDEEPEVGRDCGFEQQGDGNAVDDPLGAYTEVRGEDKTAYEDEIVSRSHDKIVCIEIHDDGDEDEQEAVPLVIPPLHSFVGDPSSTVDVDQLYRVVSVREITVYRVVCEIIGQTLSTTSFYTLAPIKYVDNMVVLFACTMFMYFEKRLCGVVKRIHFSPLYSNRHVWTLHNYNSYLRCDHFGLGDIATADFLFMQFLHDDHWWCYSVKLSSLQIFVIDSLGKGIRDQKRIDTAVT; this is translated from the exons ATGTTGGCAATGTTGCAG GCTTGGGCGGTTGAAAGACTTTCTTTGCATGGTCATGCTTCACACAGGTTTTTCCCGCACATAATGCGATGGTTCCCATATAAATCAAGGACCGAAAAAATTGAACATATATTTAAGACCGGAGAT TTAAATCTGGAGTGGTATGTAAGAAAGGAAGATCGTCATCGCCCGGAAATCCGTGCAGCTTTCCACATGGATGACGGAGGGATGAGTGAAGGATCCTTGGTTGAAGGATCCAAGGTTGAGAAAGATGATGACGAAAGCTCTGATGACGACACATGGGAAGTAGGTGCCGAGGAGAGATTGAGGAAAAACAATGAAGATCTCATAACATTGAATGCCAAGATTGGAGTTCTTACGAGGGagttatttgaaaattttcaaactccAATCTTTACTGAAGAAGATGCATGTGGTACTGATGAAGAAGTTGCTGGTGGAGTTGATGAAGCACCTGCAGTTGGAGGTGACGAAGAGCCTGAAGTTGGTCGTGATTGTGGATTTGAACAACAAGGTGATGGTAATGCAGTTGATGACCCTCTAGGTGCATATACGGAAGTAAGAGGGGAGGATAAAACCGCATATGAAGATGAGATAGTTTCAAGAAGTCATGATAAAATTGTTTGTATTGAAATccatgatgatggtgatgaagaCGAACAGGAGGCCGTACCATTGGTTATCCCCCCATTGCACAGTTTTGTTGGGGATCCAAGCAGCACTGTTGATGTAGACCAATTGTACAGAGTAGTCAGCGTCAGAGAGATCACTGTATACAG gGTTGTATGCGAGATAATTGGGCAAACCTTGAGCACGACTTCATTTTACACTTTGGCCCCGATAAAATACGTTGATAACATG GTGGTGTTATTTGCTTGTACGATGTTTATGTACTTTGAGAAAAGGTTGTGCGGTGTTGTTAAGAGGATTCATTTTAGTCCATTATActcg AATCGTCATGTTTGGACGCTTCATAACTATAACAGTTATCTGCGTTGCGATCATTTTGGACTTGGAGACATTGCCACAGCTGACTTT TTGTTTATGCAATTTCTCCACGATGATCATTGGTGGTGTTATTCAGTGAAATTGAGTTCATTACAGATATTTGTGATTGACTCATTGGGTAAGGGGATCAGAGACCAGAAAAGGATAGACACAGCTGTT ACATGA
- the LOC108319195 gene encoding uncharacterized protein LOC108319195 isoform X3: protein MLAMLQAWAVERLSLHGHASHRFFPHIMRWFPYKSRTEKIEHIFKTGDLNLEWYVRKEDRHRPEIRAAFHMDDGGMSEGSLVEGSKVEKDDDESSDDDTWEVGAEERLRKNNEDLITLNAKIGVLTRELFENFQTPIFTEEDACGTDEEVAGGVDEAPAVGGDEEPEVGRDCGFEQQGDGNAVDDPLGAYTEVRGEDKTAYEDEIVSRSHDKIVCIEIHDDGDEDEQEAVPLVIPPLHSFVGDPSSTVDVDQLYRVVSVREITVYRVVCEIIGQTLSTTSFYTLAPIKYVDNMVVLFACTMFMYFEKRLCGVVKRIHFSPLYSNRHVWTLHNYNSYLRCDHFGLGDIATADFLFMQFLHDDHWWCYSVKLSSLQIFVIDSLGKGIRDQKRIDTAVAENMARFFCLLMNRPEGILFQT, encoded by the exons ATGTTGGCAATGTTGCAG GCTTGGGCGGTTGAAAGACTTTCTTTGCATGGTCATGCTTCACACAGGTTTTTCCCGCACATAATGCGATGGTTCCCATATAAATCAAGGACCGAAAAAATTGAACATATATTTAAGACCGGAGAT TTAAATCTGGAGTGGTATGTAAGAAAGGAAGATCGTCATCGCCCGGAAATCCGTGCAGCTTTCCACATGGATGACGGAGGGATGAGTGAAGGATCCTTGGTTGAAGGATCCAAGGTTGAGAAAGATGATGACGAAAGCTCTGATGACGACACATGGGAAGTAGGTGCCGAGGAGAGATTGAGGAAAAACAATGAAGATCTCATAACATTGAATGCCAAGATTGGAGTTCTTACGAGGGagttatttgaaaattttcaaactccAATCTTTACTGAAGAAGATGCATGTGGTACTGATGAAGAAGTTGCTGGTGGAGTTGATGAAGCACCTGCAGTTGGAGGTGACGAAGAGCCTGAAGTTGGTCGTGATTGTGGATTTGAACAACAAGGTGATGGTAATGCAGTTGATGACCCTCTAGGTGCATATACGGAAGTAAGAGGGGAGGATAAAACCGCATATGAAGATGAGATAGTTTCAAGAAGTCATGATAAAATTGTTTGTATTGAAATccatgatgatggtgatgaagaCGAACAGGAGGCCGTACCATTGGTTATCCCCCCATTGCACAGTTTTGTTGGGGATCCAAGCAGCACTGTTGATGTAGACCAATTGTACAGAGTAGTCAGCGTCAGAGAGATCACTGTATACAG gGTTGTATGCGAGATAATTGGGCAAACCTTGAGCACGACTTCATTTTACACTTTGGCCCCGATAAAATACGTTGATAACATG GTGGTGTTATTTGCTTGTACGATGTTTATGTACTTTGAGAAAAGGTTGTGCGGTGTTGTTAAGAGGATTCATTTTAGTCCATTATActcg AATCGTCATGTTTGGACGCTTCATAACTATAACAGTTATCTGCGTTGCGATCATTTTGGACTTGGAGACATTGCCACAGCTGACTTT TTGTTTATGCAATTTCTCCACGATGATCATTGGTGGTGTTATTCAGTGAAATTGAGTTCATTACAGATATTTGTGATTGACTCATTGGGTAAGGGGATCAGAGACCAGAAAAGGATAGACACAGCTGTT GCTGAAAATATGGCACGGTTTTTTTGCCTCTTGATGAATAGACCGGAAG GTATATTATTTCAGACATGA
- the LOC108319195 gene encoding uncharacterized protein LOC108319195 isoform X1: MLAMLQAWAVERLSLHGHASHRFFPHIMRWFPYKSRTEKIEHIFKTGDLNLEWYVRKEDRHRPEIRAAFHMDDGGMSEGSLVEGSKVEKDDDESSDDDTWEVGAEERLRKNNEDLITLNAKIGVLTRELFENFQTPIFTEEDACGTDEEVAGGVDEAPAVGGDEEPEVGRDCGFEQQGDGNAVDDPLGAYTEVRGEDKTAYEDEIVSRSHDKIVCIEIHDDGDEDEQEAVPLVIPPLHSFVGDPSSTVDVDQLYRVVSVREITVYRVVCEIIGQTLSTTSFYTLAPIKYVDNMVVLFACTMFMYFEKRLCGVVKRIHFSPLYSNRHVWTLHNYNSYLRCDHFGLGDIATADFLFMQFLHDDHWWCYSVKLSSLQIFVIDSLGKGIRDQKRIDTAVAENMARFFCLLMNRPEGSIGPLTVKEANIPSQPNLEVF, encoded by the exons ATGTTGGCAATGTTGCAG GCTTGGGCGGTTGAAAGACTTTCTTTGCATGGTCATGCTTCACACAGGTTTTTCCCGCACATAATGCGATGGTTCCCATATAAATCAAGGACCGAAAAAATTGAACATATATTTAAGACCGGAGAT TTAAATCTGGAGTGGTATGTAAGAAAGGAAGATCGTCATCGCCCGGAAATCCGTGCAGCTTTCCACATGGATGACGGAGGGATGAGTGAAGGATCCTTGGTTGAAGGATCCAAGGTTGAGAAAGATGATGACGAAAGCTCTGATGACGACACATGGGAAGTAGGTGCCGAGGAGAGATTGAGGAAAAACAATGAAGATCTCATAACATTGAATGCCAAGATTGGAGTTCTTACGAGGGagttatttgaaaattttcaaactccAATCTTTACTGAAGAAGATGCATGTGGTACTGATGAAGAAGTTGCTGGTGGAGTTGATGAAGCACCTGCAGTTGGAGGTGACGAAGAGCCTGAAGTTGGTCGTGATTGTGGATTTGAACAACAAGGTGATGGTAATGCAGTTGATGACCCTCTAGGTGCATATACGGAAGTAAGAGGGGAGGATAAAACCGCATATGAAGATGAGATAGTTTCAAGAAGTCATGATAAAATTGTTTGTATTGAAATccatgatgatggtgatgaagaCGAACAGGAGGCCGTACCATTGGTTATCCCCCCATTGCACAGTTTTGTTGGGGATCCAAGCAGCACTGTTGATGTAGACCAATTGTACAGAGTAGTCAGCGTCAGAGAGATCACTGTATACAG gGTTGTATGCGAGATAATTGGGCAAACCTTGAGCACGACTTCATTTTACACTTTGGCCCCGATAAAATACGTTGATAACATG GTGGTGTTATTTGCTTGTACGATGTTTATGTACTTTGAGAAAAGGTTGTGCGGTGTTGTTAAGAGGATTCATTTTAGTCCATTATActcg AATCGTCATGTTTGGACGCTTCATAACTATAACAGTTATCTGCGTTGCGATCATTTTGGACTTGGAGACATTGCCACAGCTGACTTT TTGTTTATGCAATTTCTCCACGATGATCATTGGTGGTGTTATTCAGTGAAATTGAGTTCATTACAGATATTTGTGATTGACTCATTGGGTAAGGGGATCAGAGACCAGAAAAGGATAGACACAGCTGTT GCTGAAAATATGGCACGGTTTTTTTGCCTCTTGATGAATAGACCGGAAGGTAGTATTGGTCCTTTGACTGTTAAAGAAGCAAATATCCCATCCCAACCAAACTTGGAAGTTTTTTGA
- the LOC108319195 gene encoding uncharacterized protein LOC108319195 isoform X5, whose product MLAMLQAWAVERLSLHGHASHRFFPHIMRWFPYKSRTEKIEHIFKTGDLNLEWYVRKEDRHRPEIRAAFHMDDGGMSEGSLVEGSKVEKDDDESSDDDTWEVGAEERLRKNNEDLITLNAKIGVLTRELFENFQTPIFTEEDACGTDEEVAGGVDEAPAVGGDEEPEVGRDCGFEQQGDGNAVDDPLGAYTEVRGEDKTAYEDEIVSRSHDKIVCIEIHDDGDEDEQEAVPLVIPPLHSFVGDPSSTVDVDQLYRVVSVREITVYRVVCEIIGQTLSTTSFYTLAPIKYVDNMVVLFACTMFMYFEKRLCGVVKRIHFSPLYSETSTESSCLDAS is encoded by the exons ATGTTGGCAATGTTGCAG GCTTGGGCGGTTGAAAGACTTTCTTTGCATGGTCATGCTTCACACAGGTTTTTCCCGCACATAATGCGATGGTTCCCATATAAATCAAGGACCGAAAAAATTGAACATATATTTAAGACCGGAGAT TTAAATCTGGAGTGGTATGTAAGAAAGGAAGATCGTCATCGCCCGGAAATCCGTGCAGCTTTCCACATGGATGACGGAGGGATGAGTGAAGGATCCTTGGTTGAAGGATCCAAGGTTGAGAAAGATGATGACGAAAGCTCTGATGACGACACATGGGAAGTAGGTGCCGAGGAGAGATTGAGGAAAAACAATGAAGATCTCATAACATTGAATGCCAAGATTGGAGTTCTTACGAGGGagttatttgaaaattttcaaactccAATCTTTACTGAAGAAGATGCATGTGGTACTGATGAAGAAGTTGCTGGTGGAGTTGATGAAGCACCTGCAGTTGGAGGTGACGAAGAGCCTGAAGTTGGTCGTGATTGTGGATTTGAACAACAAGGTGATGGTAATGCAGTTGATGACCCTCTAGGTGCATATACGGAAGTAAGAGGGGAGGATAAAACCGCATATGAAGATGAGATAGTTTCAAGAAGTCATGATAAAATTGTTTGTATTGAAATccatgatgatggtgatgaagaCGAACAGGAGGCCGTACCATTGGTTATCCCCCCATTGCACAGTTTTGTTGGGGATCCAAGCAGCACTGTTGATGTAGACCAATTGTACAGAGTAGTCAGCGTCAGAGAGATCACTGTATACAG gGTTGTATGCGAGATAATTGGGCAAACCTTGAGCACGACTTCATTTTACACTTTGGCCCCGATAAAATACGTTGATAACATG GTGGTGTTATTTGCTTGTACGATGTTTATGTACTTTGAGAAAAGGTTGTGCGGTGTTGTTAAGAGGATTCATTTTAGTCCATTATActcg GAAACGTCCACAGAATCGTCATGTTTGGACGCTTCATAA